The following proteins are encoded in a genomic region of Salminus brasiliensis chromosome 17, fSalBra1.hap2, whole genome shotgun sequence:
- the tmc6b gene encoding transmembrane channel-like protein 6b, which translates to MAARSVSFDADAHFIETGLESPLDEERVHDSFTQLIYEQSEDLNHTETMELGSLDLEEETRDDFPSLCSEGSCAGVCEDNALVEQCWSSATLRVLSSMPSRTIGRSRGAILSQYYNRTMQLCRRRQSRPSIRSFSRSARPSICGYRVETDAGNFDREENKRERLVNNLQNLSENDRVRMLRAIPLSLQEKWELRRSALNKTARSLSRNKIPCCSQLKYYIIIAFRQSWYSWLSFLSSLQLWQTALKRVSGRFGTGVLSYFVFLRTLIFFNVFLLLVLTLFLVVPQAVRPPTLSLSDSFFGLELLTGAGYFSDSLMYYGYYSNYTLTKACSDARNQSSCGFHLSYNMPLAYFFTIGAAFFITCIILVYSMSKSFGQSFRIDRSKGLLAMKVFCSWDFKVTKKSSVRLQRENISTQLKELVAEVNRKKVKSSALQRLATVSIQLLAWTICVGSTAGCAYAIYCFSEHMHKDLKVRVLSSTNTTESRLLKEASLLALPVAVSSINLLLPGFFNTVAWMEEYDSPSKRNYVAIFRNLMLKVSVLGVLCYHWLGRVALNPGSAGLKCWESFVGQELYRFLLMDFIFTMLDTFFGEFLWRLFSQKVLKKERKPVFDIARNVLELIYGQTLAWLGLLFTPLLPVVQVIKLLLLFYMKKTSLMMNCQAPRKPWRASQMTTFFITLLCFPSFLGAAVCVTYTMWTIKPSESCGPFQGLNTMFQSGKRWVEQLAKDNPRLTWLTWAHTYLVENPFFLFLAASIFLIVIYFHSQVVDGQRKIIELLQEQIENEGEDKKFLITRLQNIHEQKRPRSPRRVRGASKDSSYS; encoded by the exons ATGGCGGCCCGTAGTGTGAGTTTCGACGCAGATGCCCACTTCATTGAGACGGGACTGGA GAGTCCTCTGGATGAAGAAAGGGTTCATGACTCCTTCACTCAGCTGATTTATGAGCAGAGCGAGGACCTAAACCACACAGAGACAATGGAGTTGGGTTCACTGGATCTAGAGGAGGAGAccagag atgatTTCCCATCCCTGTGTAGTGAAGGCAGTTGTGCAGGTGTTTGCGAGGATAATGCACTGGTGGAGCAGTGCTGGTCTTCAGCCACTCTCAGAGTGCTCTCCTCCATGCCGAGCCGTACTATCG gACGCAGCCGTGGAGCGATCCTCTCACAGTATTATAACCGCACCATGCAGCTGTGCAGGCGCAGACAGAGCCGTCCCTCCATCCGCTCCTTCTCTCGCTCCGCCAGGCCCAGCATCTGTGGCTACCGCGTAGAGACAGACGCTGGGAACTTCGACAGGGAGG AGAATAAAAGGGAACGTTTGGTCAACAACTTGCAGAACCTGTCTGAAAATGACCGTGTGCGCATGTTGAGAGCCATTCCGTTGAGCCTGCAGGAGAAGTGGGAACTGAG GCGTTCAGCCCTGAATAAAACTGCCCGCTCGCTCTCCCGCAACAAGATCCCCTGCTGCAGCCAGTTGAAATATTACATCATCATT GCTTTCAGACAGAGCTGGTACAGCTGGCTatccttcctctcctctctccagctGTGGCAGACGGctctgaagcgagtgagcgggCGATTCGGGACAGGCGTCCTCTCCTACTTTGTCTTCCTCAGGACCCTCATCTTCTTTAATGTTTTCCTGCTGCTTGTGTTGACCCTGTTTCTGGTGGTCCCCCAGGCAGTTCGCCCCCCCACACTGTCCCTCTCAGACAGCTTCTTCGGCCTTGAGCTGCTCACTGGGGCG GGCTATTTCTCAGACTCTTTAATGTACTACGGCTACTACAGTAACTACACCCTCACAAAGGCCTGCAGTGATGCCAGGAACCAGTCTTCTTGTGGCTTTCACCTGTCCTATAACATGCCTCTGGCCTACTTCTTTACCATTGGAGCAGCCTTCTTCATCACCTGCATCATCCTCGTCTACAG CATGTCTAAGTCGTTTGGGCAGAGCTTCCGCATTGACCGCTCCAAAGGCCTGCTAGCCATGAAGGTCTTCTGCTCCTGGGACTTTAAAGTGACCAAGAAATCATCAGTCAGGCTGCAGCGTGAGAACATCTCCACCCAGCTCAAA GAGTTGGTGGCGGAGGTGAACCGAAAGAAGGTGAAGTCTTCAGCGCTGCAGCGCCTGGCAACCGTGTCCATCCAGTTACTGGCCTGGACGATATGTGTCGGCAGCACTGCGGGATGTGCCTATGCCATCTACTGCTTCTCAGAGCACATGCACAAG GACCTGAAGGTTCGTGTTCTCTCCTCCACAAACACTACAGAGAGTCGCCTGCTGAAGGAGGCTAGCCTGCTGGCGCTCCCGGTGGCCGTGTCCTCCATTAACCTGCTCCTGCCTGGCTTTTTCAACACTGTGGCCTGGATGGAGGAGTATGATTCTCCCAGCAAGCGCAATTACGTTGCCATCTTCAG GAACCTGATGCTAAAAGTGAGCGTGCTCGGAGTGCTGTGTTATCATTGGTTGGGGCGGGTGGCGTTGAATCCAGGGAGCGCGGGGCTCAAG tgctGGGAGAGTTTTGTGGGACAAGAGTTGTATCGATTCCTGCTGATGGACTTCATCTTCACAATGCTGGATACCTTCTTTGGAGAGTTCCTGTGGCG GTTATTTTCACAGAAGGTTCTGAAAAAGGAGAGGAAGCCTGTGTTCGATATTGCACGGAATGTTCTTGAACTCATCTATGGACAGACGCTAGCTTG GTTGGGATTGCTGTTTACTCCCCTCTTGCCTGTAGTGCAGGTCATCAAGCTGCTCCTTCTTTTCTACATGAAAAAG ACTAGTCTGATGATGAATTGTCAGGCTCCCAGGAAGCCGTGGAGGGCGAGCCAGATGACCACCTTTTTCATCACCCTTCTCTGCTTCCCCTCTTTCCTgggagcagcagtgtgtgtcacCTACACCATGTGGAC AATAAAGCCATCTGAGAGCTGCGGGCCCTTCCAGGGCCTTAACACCATGTTCCAGTCAGGGAAGAGGTGGGTGGAACAGCTGGCCAAGGACAACCCTCGACTGACCTGGCTCACCTGGGCTCATACATACCTGGTGGAGAAccctttcttcctcttccttGCTGCCAGCATCTTCCT GATTGTGATCTACTTCCACAGTCAGGTGGTAGATGGACAGAGGAAGATTATTGAGCTGCTTCAGGAGCAGATTGAAAAT GAGGGGGAGGACAAGAAGTTCTTGATCACTAGGCTACAAAATATACACGAACAGAAAAGACCACGGTCACCTCGTCGCGTCCGGGGAGCCAGCAAG GATTCCAGTTACTCCTGA